In Gasterosteus aculeatus chromosome 15, fGasAcu3.hap1.1, whole genome shotgun sequence, a single genomic region encodes these proteins:
- the cinp gene encoding cyclin-dependent kinase 2-interacting protein isoform X1: MEGDITVSQANRKLPAITGTTRRLKDNAADWHNLMARWEKLNEDGFTVAGNIVAIALTRSPATTIPPLQLIQNAAAPLVFNLPKFSLTPPLLRSLHCPTSDQLLGVDESSSPPPPSPVSGGAAELQDECCKLQDVIDKMVVVVKKMERLTALQQGVQDLEEFQFGLEGRKIPLFHSWNAKHFKESSCVLLESFSQELKLKQTILQELAHTATSDLSMIYMSCWLHQPFITPQTRLTLEAVLLETGHHPL, encoded by the exons ATGGAAG GTGACATCACAGTGAGCCAAGCCAACAGGAAGTTACCTGCTATCACAGGAACTACCCGAAGACTCAAAGATAACGCAGCCGACTGGCACAACCTGATGGCGAGGTGGGAAAAACTCAACGAGGACGGATTCACTGTGGCAGGAAACATAGTGGCCATCGCACTGACACG gtctcctgctaccaccattccacctctgcagctcatccagaatgcagcagctccactggtctttaaccttcctaagttctccctcactcctccactcctccgctctcttcactg TCCTACGAGTGATCAGCTGCTGGGAGTGGACGAGTCTTCATCACCTCCGCCACCATCACCTGTGTCAGgtggagctgcagagctgcaggatgAATGCTGCAAGCTGCAGGATGTCATTGACAAAATG GTGGTCGTGGTGAAGAAGATGGAACGTCTTACAGCACTGCAGCAAGGAGTTCAAGATCTGGAGGAGTTTCAGTTTGGACTTGAAGGAAGGAAGATTCCTCTGTTTCACAGCTGGAACGCCAAACACTTCA AGGAGTCGTCTTGTGTCCTGTTGGAATCCTTCAGTCAGGAGCTGAAGCTGAAGCAGACCATCTTGCAGGAACTCGCCCACACTGCAACCTCTGACCTCAGCATGATCTATATGTCCTGCTGGCTGCATCAGCCCTTCATCACACCCCAGACCAGACTCACCCTGGAGGCTGTGCTTTTGGAGACGGGACACCACCCTCTTTGA
- the cinp gene encoding cyclin-dependent kinase 2-interacting protein isoform X2 → MEGDITVSQANRKLPAITGTTRRLKDNAADWHNLMARWEKLNEDGFTVAGNIVAIALTRPTSDQLLGVDESSSPPPPSPVSGGAAELQDECCKLQDVIDKMVVVVKKMERLTALQQGVQDLEEFQFGLEGRKIPLFHSWNAKHFKESSCVLLESFSQELKLKQTILQELAHTATSDLSMIYMSCWLHQPFITPQTRLTLEAVLLETGHHPL, encoded by the exons ATGGAAG GTGACATCACAGTGAGCCAAGCCAACAGGAAGTTACCTGCTATCACAGGAACTACCCGAAGACTCAAAGATAACGCAGCCGACTGGCACAACCTGATGGCGAGGTGGGAAAAACTCAACGAGGACGGATTCACTGTGGCAGGAAACATAGTGGCCATCGCACTGACACG TCCTACGAGTGATCAGCTGCTGGGAGTGGACGAGTCTTCATCACCTCCGCCACCATCACCTGTGTCAGgtggagctgcagagctgcaggatgAATGCTGCAAGCTGCAGGATGTCATTGACAAAATG GTGGTCGTGGTGAAGAAGATGGAACGTCTTACAGCACTGCAGCAAGGAGTTCAAGATCTGGAGGAGTTTCAGTTTGGACTTGAAGGAAGGAAGATTCCTCTGTTTCACAGCTGGAACGCCAAACACTTCA AGGAGTCGTCTTGTGTCCTGTTGGAATCCTTCAGTCAGGAGCTGAAGCTGAAGCAGACCATCTTGCAGGAACTCGCCCACACTGCAACCTCTGACCTCAGCATGATCTATATGTCCTGCTGGCTGCATCAGCCCTTCATCACACCCCAGACCAGACTCACCCTGGAGGCTGTGCTTTTGGAGACGGGACACCACCCTCTTTGA
- the znf839 gene encoding zinc finger protein 839, whose product MADNEDDSSSTRTITTAEPPGSGTQPGDSVPAGSGAQLTDLLQNCPEQPNLLVGPDFSNLGSDLVNTTTIIYVQPDGSLLEGSGLSEEEQQVLLEQLTKQQIVQVSDTEAAQLLQQSQLVKNIPVQNTALDPSQLQQVINQVTKSQQQVQVPQHAPNQQKQVQDPQQDLKPTPQNNASQQLKSVAQQVAMQTGSSVQLVQKKSEPVRIQIQVPPRKEVKSVSGVAVNHPQVKLSANGSMSSAQVIHIQPVVGQPGQQFFLQQNPGDPPIQLLLQSPGPSVGSLLPLVHKLTGQTTSVCTNPSQKATMSPIRVQTTSIAGTVAVASKSSGKLPTLMATAETPTPAVTQPTTVAPLPAVKDREKEKKSKKREKRAVKVQTRSGRVSRPPKYKAKDYKFIKTEDLADGHQSDSDDYSDMSVEDEDGGRKDGPAPGVSLTYSHKSRSHRCQTCDKAYIGPGGLNRHYKLNPTHGEPDLPDNAPHPLRDDSQSQELETRGVREEGEDREEERTTEDKPVDSASNRVGPVPAVGLRGLNPRGPGRPRGRGRGRGRGRGRSLGPLPKVQVGLVSRRGRRGRPPKLAVSMVTAEQLAERRRNRLQELVQQCEDEELMDVVLPRLTKVLSLWEVLLAKVEGGDPARTRFPEIYREFESLQAQVRQAAQDYIISPQGGVTPLEVRNIEVARSLGILDEVNRMKVLPGASPSSSLTNKNVRYMENSKMLPPSKRFKMENSVCQNGIEKHRTVTPATSVPSSLKPCSVSVSPLVIPAGSKLPTTSADPASSSSGSISAKLPSTQALPPLMPMEVTPRDDLGIKPLQTNIQLKTSKTNQDQVLSTSDITAQMKELEKALGSSPETNIEPKKPDFSSTQTPESSSVQTVASTQSEAGSADPCESKELQEGQEIYIQTEGLTVQLAEPGVDRIVIVNGPDGTTMHIQTPEGVPLEAVQALLGIEASSKAKAPQ is encoded by the exons ATGGCGGATAACGAGGATGACAGCAGTTCGACcagaacaataacaacagcggAGCCGCCGGGGTCCGGAACTCAGCCCGGGGACAGTGTACCGGCAGGGTCCGGAGCTCAGCTGACCGACTTGTTGCAGAACTGCCCAGAACAACCGAACCTCCTGGTGGGCCCAGATTTCAGCAATTTGGGTTCAGACCTGgttaacaccaccaccatcatctaCGTGCAGCCGGACGGGAGCCTGCTGGAGGGTTCTGGGCTGTccgaagaggagcagcaggttcTGCTGGAGCAGCTGACCAAGCAGCAGATCGTCCAGGTCTCCGACACAGAGGCTGCCCAGTTGCTCCAGCAGAGCCAGCTGGTGAAAAACATCCCGGTCCAGAACACGGCCCTGGACCCGAGCCAGCTACAGCAGGTCATCAACCAGGTCACCAAGtctcagcagcaggtccagGTCCCCCAGCATGCTCCGAACCAGCAGAAGCAGGTCCAGGACCCTCAGCAGGACTTAAAGCCCACCCCGCAGAACAATGCTTCCCAGCAACTAAAGAGTGTCGCCCAGCAGGTCGCCATGCAGACTGGAAGCTCCGTGCAGCTGGTCCAGAAGAAG TCGGAGCCTGTCCGGATTCAGATCCAGGTTCCCCCCAGAAAGGAAGTTAAGTCTGTCTCGGGTGTAGCTGTCAATCATCCACAGGTGAAGCTTTCGGCCAATGGTAGCATGAGCAGCGCTCAGGTCATCCACATCCAGCCTGTGGTTGGTCAGCCGGGTCAGCAGTTCTTCCTGCAGCAGAACCCCGGGGACCCCCccatccagctgctgctgcagagccctGGTCCCTCTGTGGGATCTCTGCTCCCATTGGTTCACAAGCTTACAGGCCAGACAACATCGGTATGCACTAATCCGAGTCAGAAAGCCACAATGTCCCCTATCAGAGTTCAGACCACCTCCATTGCCGGTACGGTGGCAGTGGCTAGTAAGAGTTCAGGTAAACTACCCACCCTCATGGCGACAGCAGAGACCCCCACACCTGCTGTTACACAACCCACCACAGTGGCCCCGCTCCCAGCAGTAAAggacagggagaaagagaagaagtcaaagaagagagagaagcgaGCGGTAAAGGTCCAGACCAGATCTGGTCGAGTCTCCAGACCACCAAAGTACAAAGCCAAAGACTATAAGTTCATAAAGACGGAAGACCTGGCAGACGGCCATCAGTCCGACTCCGACGATTACTCTGATATGAGTGTGGAGGATGAGGATGGGGGCAGGAAGGATGGCCCAGCCCCTGGCGTCTCTCTCACCTACAGCCACAAGTCCCGGTCCCACCGCTGCCAGACCTGTGACAAGGCCTACATTGGTCCGGGAGGCCTGAACCGGCATTACAAACTGAACCCCACCCACGGAGAGCCCGATCTGCCCGACAACGCACCACACCCCCTCAGAGatgacagccaatcacaggaatTGGAAACCAGAGGtgtcagagaggagggggaggaccgggaggaggagaggacaacAGAGGACAAACCTGTTGACTCAGCATCAAACAGA GTGGGTCCAGTACCTGCTGTAGGACTCAGGGGCCTCAATCCCCGGGGCCCTGGCAGGCCTCGAGGAAGAggccgaggacgaggacgagggcgGGGCAGATCACTGGGGCCGCTTCCTAAG GTGCAGGTGGGCCTTGTCAGTAGGCGGGGCCGTCGTGGTCGACCTCCAAAGCTGGCTGTCTCCATGGTTACCGCAGAGCAACTGGCGGAGAGGCGACGAAACAGGCTGCAGGAG CTAGTGCAGCAGTGTGAGGACGAAGAGTTGATGGACGTTGTTCTCCCGCGTTTGACCAAAGTGTTGAGTCTGTGGGAGGTGCTTTTGGCAAag GTGGAGGGCGGCGATCCGGCTCGGACTCGGTTTCCAGAGATCTACCGTGAGTTTGAGTCCCTGCAGGCGCAGGTAAGACAGGCTGCTCAGGATTACATCATCAGCCCGCAGGGTGGGGTTACACCCCTGGAGGTCAGGAACATTGAG GTTGCCAGGTCTCTGGGAATCCTGGACGAGGTGAACAGGATGAAGGTGCTTCCTGGAGCGTCTCCCAGCTCCAGTTTGACCAATAAGAATGTCCGATACATGGAG AACTCCAAGATGTTGCCGCCTTCAAAGAGATTCAAGATGGAGAACAGCGTATGCCAGAATGGCATAGAGAAGCACAGAACAG TGACCCCTGCGACCTCTGTGCCCTCCTCTCTGAAGCCCTGCtcggtctctgtctctcctctggtAATTCCAGCTGGATCCAAACTGCCGACCACCAGTGCCGACCCTGCCTCTAG CTCCTCTGGTTCCATCTCTGCTAAGCTGCCCTCCACCCAGGCTCTGCCCCCTCTCATGCCCATGGAGGTGACTCCAAGGGACGACCTGGGAATTAAGCCTCTGCAGACTAACATCCAGCTGAAGACCTCGAAGACTAACCAGGACCAGGTCTTGAGCACCAGTGATATCACAGCCCAAATGAAAGAGCTGGAGAAAGCTTTGGGTTCAAGTCCTGAGACGAACATAGAACCAAAGAAACCTGATTTCAGCTCCACTCAGACACCCGAGTCAAGCTCCGTCCAGACTGTGGCTTCCACCCAGTCAGAGGCCGGCTCAGCAGACCCATGTGAGTCCAAAGAACTGCAGGAGGGACAGGAGATCTACATCCAGACCGAGGGCCTGACGGTTCAGCTGGCAGAGCCCGGTGTGGACCGGATTGTGATAGTCAACGGGCCAGACGGGACCACAATGCACATACAGACACCAGAGGGGGTCCCATTGGAGGCGGTCCAGGCCCTGCTGGGCATTGAGGCTTCAAGCAAAGCCAAAGCTCCTCAGTGA